GAGCGGACAGTTGTTGATCTCCTATGCCACCATGGCCGTCTACTTCGTGATGGGCCTGGTGGCCTTCGGGCTGGAAGCCTGGGCCTTCATCGACGCCCTGATCCGGAAGCCCGGGGACTTCGAGGCCGCCATGAAGCGCAGCAAGGGATTCTGGCTCGCCGTCACCGGGGCTGCCGCCGCAGTCGGCCTGCTGTCCGTCCTCTCCAGGTCGGGCGGTCTGGGCCTGTTCGCTCTCGTCGCCGTGACCGCGTCCTGCGTCTACCTCGCTGACGTCCGCCCCGCCATCAAGGATCTCCGCAGCGGGGGCTACAACAACTGGTGAGCCCGGCCCGCTGGTGAAGCCGGTCAGCGGGTGAAGCCAGCCCGCTGGTGAGTCCGGCCTGAGGGGCTCCGGGCGTCACGCCCCGCCCGTCACGCCCTGCGCTTCAGGCCCCGGGCGCCACGGCGTCCCACGCGACGGACAGTTCACCCAGCCGGAATCTGTGGGGCCCGTCGAGAAGGGGCCAGCCCGCTTCCCGCAGGGCCTCGCACATCCTCATCCAGCGCTGCCTCTTCCCGAAACTGGCCAGCGGTGCCGCCGCGAGCCAGGCCTGATCCGCGGCATTCAGGAAGGTGTGAATGCGTTCGCCGGGGACGTTCCGGTGGATGAGCGCCTTCGGGAGCCTTTCGGCGGTCTGCGACGGCAGCTCCAGCGAGCCGAAGTGCACCGAAAGATGAAGGCTGAGGGGGCCGTCGCCGTCGAGCGCCACCCAGGAGGCGGTTCTGCCCAGTTCGTCGCAGGTCCCCTCCACCACGAGCCCACCCGGGGCCAGCCGGGAACGCAGGGTGTCCCAGATGGCCGCGACGTCGCCCTCGTCGTACTGCCGCAGGACGTTGAAGGCCCGCACCAGCGCCGGCGGCTCGTTCACCGGGAGTTCGAAACCACCCAGGCGGAAGTCCAGACCCGGCCGTGCCTCTTCCAGAGCCCGGGCCACGCGGCCCGGCTCGATCTCCACCCCGGTGAGCCGGAAACCGGGCGCCACCGTGCGGAGTCGTTCGAACAGTTCGATCGCGGTGCGCGGGCTCGCCCCGTAGCCGAGGTCCACGGCCAAGGGGGCGTCAGCCCCCCGGAACCGCCAGGCCTGCGTGCCGGTGATCCACCGGTCGACGCGGCGCATCCGGTTGGGATTGGTGGTTCCGCGGGTGACATTGCCCAGAGGTCTCCCGGTCCTGCCCACGGCGCGGCCGGGGGCGCGGAGACGTTCGGATTTCTGGACCACCGTCCCATGGTAGGCGTGGTCACGGACGGTGACGTTAAGACGCAAACGACCGGGTGCCTCCGCGGCTGGCTAGGATTGAACCATGACGTACACCTTGATCCTGCTGCGCCATGGTCACAGCGAATGGAATGCCAAGAACCTCTTCACCGGTTGGGTGGATGTGGACCTCAACGATCAGGGCCGGGCCGAGGCCGCCCGCGGCGGTGAGCTGCTCGTGGAGAACGACGTCCTGCCGGACGTCCTCCACACCTCCCGCCTCAAGCGCGCCATCAACACGGCGAACATCGCTCTGGCGGAAGCCGACCGCGGCTGGATCGACGTCAAGCGCGACTGGCGTCTGAACGAGCGCCACTACGGCGCCCTGCAGGGCAAGGACAAGGCCCAGACCCTCGCCGAGTTCGGCGAGGAGCAGTTCATGGAATGGCGCCGCAGCTACGACACCCCGCCGCCGCCCCTGGCCGACGACTCCGAGTTCTCCCAGGTGGGTGACCCGCGGTACGCCGACCTCGGCGACGCCGTGCCGCGCACCGAATGCCTCAAGGACGTGCTGGTCCGTCTGCTGCCGTACTGGGAGTCCGACATCAAGGCGGACCTCAAGGCCGGCAAGACCGTCCTGGTCACGGCCCACGGCAACTCCCTGCGCGCCCTCGTGAAGCACCTCGACGGCATCTCGGATGACGACATCGCCGGCCTGAACATCCCCACCGGCATCCCGCTCGTCTACGAACTGGACGAGAACTTCGCCCCGATCACCCCGGGCGGCCGCTACCTGGATCCCGAGGCCGCCGCGGCCTCGATCCAGGCCGTCGCGAACCAAGGCAAGAAATAAGGCTTCGTCAGGGATCCGCCGGCTGCTCGGTCGTTCCTCCCTTGGACGCAGCCCGGTCGCATCCCTGACTGCGCACAGATGACTCCGCACAGAACGACGGCGGGGTGGTCACCCAAGTGATCACCCCGCCGTCGTCGTGTCCGAGTCAGCGTCAGGCGCCGCCGATCTCCTCCGGCTGCCACTCGCCGTTGACGAGGTAGCTGACCTTGCGGGCGACGGAGACGCCGTGGTCGGCGAAGCGCTCGAAGTAGCGGCTGGCCAGGGCCACGTCCACCGAGGTGGAGGCGTTGCCGGTCCAGTCGGCGGCGGCGACGGCCTGGAAGACGCCGGCGTGCAGCTCGTCCACCTCGAGGTTGAGGCGGACGATCTGGCGGGCCACGTTCAGGTCGTGGGTCTCGAGGAGTTCGGCCACCTTGTTCGCGATCTGGATGTCCAGCTCGGCGAAGGTCCGGAACGTGGTCTGCAGGGACTCCGGGATGACCTGCGCGGGGTACCGGAGACGCGTGAGCTGGGCGATGTGACGGGCGAGATCGCCCATGCGCTCGAGGGAGGCGCTCATGCGCAGGGAGCTGACGATCATGCGCAGGTCGCTCGCGACGGGACCCTGGAGGGCCAGGATGTCGATGGCCTTCTCATCGAGGGCGTTCTGCAGGAAGTCGATGCGGGCGTCCGCAGCGATCACGTCCTGGGCGAGGTCCACGTCAGCGGTTTCGAAGGCCTGCGTGGCGTTCTTGATGGCGATCGCCACCAATTTGGAGATTTCAACGAGCTCATCGCCCACCTGGGCGAGCTCATCCTGGAAAGCCTTGCGCACTGACGGCGTCCTTTCGTATGGCTGCGTGCCGCAGTGACGCCCCGTCCGGGGAGCGCCCCCAACACGCTGGTGGTCCAGCTACTTACAGTGTCAGCAGGCCGTGAATAGTGCACGTCCTGAAAGTGAACGTTAGTTGAACCGGCCTGCTCCTCCCCGCAATCTGGCCTGATGCCGTCATGCCGGACCGTAAGCTGGGGATGTGGATCCTCTGCTCATCGGCGTCGTCGCGGGCCTTGTCGGCTTGTGCCTCGGTGTCTTCGGTGTCCTCGCGTTCCGTGCGAGTGAACATCAGCGCACCCTGGTGGATGACGAGCTGGACGAGGCGCAGCTCCCGGAAGGCGCCGCCGAAGTCCTGAGCGTCCTGGGCCGGGCCTTCGTGATCGTGGACGACATCGACGGAGTGGTCCGCGCCAGCCCGGCGGCCTACGCCTACGGCCTGGTGCGCGGCCACACCGTGGTGCACCATCAGCTGCTGGAGATGACCGCCAAAGTGCGGCGCGACGGCGTCGTCCTGGAAGGCGAATTCGAGCTGCCCCGCGGCCCGCTCGGCGCCGGCTCCATCATCGTGCAGGTGCGCGCCGCCGTCCTCGGGGACGAGTATGTGCTGCTGCTCGCCGATGACCGCACGGAGATCACCCGCACCGAGGAGATCCGCAACGACTTCGTCGCGAACGTCTCCCATGAGCTGAAGACCCCCGTGGGAGCCATCTCGCTCCTGGCCGAGGCGCTCGAGGACTCCTCGGATGACGAGGTGGCCGTGCGCCGCTTCGCCAAGCGGATGCACAAGGAGGCGTCGCGGCTCGCGGACCTGGTGCAGGACATCATCGAACTGTCCCGGCTGCAGGGTGCGAACATCGCGCTGCAGGGCACCGTGGTGGACATCAACCACGTGATCGCCGACGCCGTGGACCGGTCCAAACTTCCTGCGGAGAGCAAGAACATCACCCTCGTGGTCGGCAGCGCGGGCACGGACGCCCGCGTCTTCGGCGATCCGGACCTGCTGACCACGGCTTTCCGCAACCTCATCGACAACGCCATCCGGTACTCGCCGGAGAACACCCGGGTGGGTATCGGCATCCGCTCCCGGGAAGGTCTCATCGCGGTCTCGGTCACCGATCAGGGCGATGGCATCTCCCCGGAGGACCAGGAACGCGTCTTCGAACGGTTCTACCGGGTGGATGCCGCCCGCTCCCGCGCCACCGGCGGCACCGGGCTGGGGCTCAGCATCGTCAAGCACGTCGTGTCCAACCACGGTGGCGAAGTGTCCGTCTGGTCCCAGCCGGGCCAGGGATCCACGTTCACCGTCCGCCTTCCCGAGATGGAGGGCCGCGAGTCCTCCGAGGATCAGGGGAGCCCGGAAGAAGCCCATGAGGCCGGGAGGACCGGCCACCGCAATGCTCATCAAAGCAGCGCTCATCACGAAGGAGTCCAGGCGTGAGCCGCATTCTGATTGTGGAGGACGAAGAGTCCTTCAGCGACCCGTTGTCCTACCTGCTCGGCAAGGAGGGCTTCGAGGTGGAGGTCGTGGACAACGGCCTCGACGCGATCACCGAATTCGACCGGAACGGCGCGGACCTGGTGCTGCTGGACCTCCAGCTGCCCGGCCAGTCCGGCACCGAGGTGTGCCGGCAGCTCCGCCAGCGCTCCTCCGTGCCGGTCATCATGCTGACGGCCAAGGATTCCGAGATCGACAAGGTGGTGGGCCTGGAGCTGGGCGCGGACGACTACGTCACCAAGCCCTACTCCTCGCGTGAGCTGGTGGCCCGCGTACGGGCCGTCCTGCGCCGCCAGGGCGAGCCGGAGGAGCTCATCACCACCACGGTCCAGGCGGGCCCGGTGCGCATGGACATCGAACGGCACGTGGTCAGTGTCGGCGGTGAGCAGGTCTCCCTGCCGCTCAAGGAATTCGAGCTGCTGGAGATGCTCCTGCGGAACTCCGGCCGTGTGCTGACCCGTGGCCAGCTGATCGACCGGGTGTGGGGCTCCGACTACGTGGGCGACACCAAGACCCTCGACGTGCACGTCAAGCGCCTGCGCAGCAAGATCGAGCCGGACCCCTCCGCCCCCCGGTACCTGGTGACCGTCCGAGGGCTGGGCTACAAGTTCGAGCCGTGAGCCGCAAGGTCCTGTTGACCAGGCCTCGGACGACGTGGGGCGGGTGACGGAGAAGCGGTGACGCGACAACGCTGAAGGAGCGGACCCTCAGGGTCCGCTCCTTCAGCGTCAGTGGTGCCTGACGTGCTCCGGTGGTGCCTCAGCGGCCGCGCCGCTGCGAGCTCCAGTAGAGGGGCCCGCCCAGGGCGGCGGCCAGGAAGGCCACCGTCAGAACGAGCTCCGCGAGAAGCAGCATGAAGACGGCGGTGACGCCGAGGTTCAGAGCCACTCCGCCGAGCGCTCCGAGGCCGACCATGAGCGCGGCCAGGATGGCCAGCACCAGAAGGTAGGCGCCGAAGAAGCGGCCGGGGGTGTCGAGGCGTGCCAGCTGGCGGCTGATGGACCGCGGCTGGACCAGGTTCAAAATGGTCATAGTCGTCCTCTGACAGAAAATTCCAGGGAAGGGGCGGCTCGAGCCGCATCTCCATTCTTCCGCACCCCCTGTCCCGTCTTCACCTGTTGGACGGTCGGCAGGGCTGTGTGATTGCTCACAGGCGTCCCCGGGAACGACGACGGCGCGGTCCCCGGAGCGGTGAGCATGTCACCGCGGCGGGGCCGCGCCGTCGTCGTGCGGGCCGAGAATCCGGCTGGAGGTCAGTGTCCGCCCTCGGTGGTGGCGGTGGTCTCCGGAGTGGCGGAGGTGGTGGGCTCGGCCGTGGTGGAGGCGCCCGGGGTGGCCTTCGGAGTCGGCAGGTACTGCTTGTACTCCTTGATGGTGCCGTCCAGGACGGGGACCTTCACGTCGTCCGTCTTGCCCGCGCCGGAGAAGGTCACGCTGACGAGGGAGCCGGGAGCGCCACCCGTGGTGCTGAGGATGGCGGCGTCGCTCTTCTCGTTGAGGGAGACTTCGTCGTTCGCCTTGACGCGGACCTGGGTCTGGGAGCCCTCGGCGCCGTTCACCGTCACCGTGACGTCCTGCTTGCTGCCGTTGAAGATGCTGCCGAGCAGTCGGCCCGGGTTCTTCTCGCCGTCGCTGACGATCATGGCGTTGCGGACCTTGATGTCACCGAACTGGGCGTTCACGCCGTCCGATGCCGCGTACTGGTGGGCGGTCTGCTGGGGCGAGGTGGCGGAGCAGGCGGTGGTGGCTGCGAGGAGTCCGAGGCCCAACGCTGCGGCGGCCAGGGCGCGCTTGCCGGGCTTGACGGTCTGGGGGGCAGTGGAACGCACTTTACGTAACTCCTTGCACGAGTGAATGAGAGCTCTTTGCTGACAGTTTATCGGCAAATGGGACCCGGCCGGGTTCATCGGGGTCCGGGCCCCGTTACATGGTGACTCGGATGCACCTTTTTGCCGGTCCGTCAAGTCACGTGACGAACCTGTGATCGGGCCTGGATCCTTGATATTTCAAGGAAGAGAGGCATCCGGCCCGGGAAGTTGCCGCGCTCACACGTGGTAAACTGGAAGCCGGGAAAGGGGATAATCCACATGGTTTTTGAAGTCGGCGAGACGGTTGTTTACCCTCACCACGGCGCAGCGAAGATTGAAGAGATCAAGATGCGCACCATCAAGGGCGTTGAGAAGATGTACCTCAAGCTCCGCGTAGCCCAGGGCGACCTCACCATTGAGGTTCCCGCCGAGAACGTCGATCTGGTGGGCGTTCGGGATGTCGTGGGCAAGGAAGGCCTGGAGCACGTCTTCGACGTACTCCGTGCCGAGTTCACCGAAGAACCCACCAACTGGTCCCGCCGTTACAAGGCGAATCTGGAGAAGCTGGCTTCCGGTGACGTGATCAAGGTCGCCGAGGTCGTGCGCGATCTCTGGCGTCGTGACCAGGACCGCGGCCTGTCCGCGGGGGAGAAGCGGATGCTGTCGAAGGCGCGTCAGATCCTCATCTCCGAGCTGGCCCTGGCAGAGAAGACGGATGAGGAGCACGCTGCGAACGTTCTGGACGAGGTTCTCGCCTCGGACGTGAAGGCTTCCTAGTACTCCCCGCCGCGGTCTTTCCGAAAGGCCCGGTTTTCCGAAAGGCCCGTTTGGTGCATCCGCACCGGACGGGCCTTTCGCTGTTCAGCGCCTTTCGCTGTTTCCTGCCCCTTGCCGTTCCGGGCCCTGTGATGGTGTCAGGAGCCCGTTCCGCGCCGGGACGTGAACACGATCCCTGGCGCGGGGGTGAACCGCCCGTCCTGGTCCGCCTCGATCGCGACCTCGAGCCGTGACGTTCCGCTGGGCTCGCCGGTCGGGAACCAGGCCCGGCCGGGAGTCACGAGGATGAGCATCCCGTGCACGGTGCCGAGAGGCTGGAACGACGCCGATCCGCTGCCATAGTCGGGGATCCCGAAAGCCGCACGGATCCCGTCCGCGGTGCTCGCCACGTCAGCGACCGGCACCCCGGCCTCGCTGATGTTCTGGATGTCGGCCGCCGTGAAGGGGTGGTCCCGGTCGTCGGGGATGTCGCGCCGGACGATGAGTTCCAGGATGTTCCGGTCAGGATCCGCGAAGTAGAGCGACCGGGCGTTCCACGTCGTCGGCATGTCGAATTCGTCCTGGCCCTCGGCGTTCCGGAGCAGTGTGACCCGCGAACTGAGCCAATGCTTGGCGCTGGCGAGCTGCCCGCGAGGGATGGTCCACGCGAGGTGCTGTCGGCCCGGCCCCGTGGGACCCTCGTGGAGCACCAGCGCTGAGCTGCCGATCTGGACGACCAGCCCGTCGTCCTCGCGGTGGACCGGGAGCCCGAGGAGCTGCCCGTAGAAGGTCTCCGCGCGCCTGAGGTCGGAGGTGTTGAAGGCCACTGAGATGATCCGCATGACGCCAGCCAACCGCCTCAACCATGGTTGAGGTCAAACGCACGCTGGCGCCGGGTGCCGCCGCCGCGACTACGCTGGCTCTATGACTTCTGTTTCACGGCTCGGGGTGGTGGTCCTGGCGGCCGGCTCCGGGCAGCGCCTGGGATTCGGCATCCCCAAGGCCCAGGTACTCCTGGGTGACGAACCGATTCTGCGGCACGCCCTGTCGGGTGTGGTGGCCGCGGGTGTCGCGGACGCGATCGTGGTCGCGCTGCCTTCCGCGGACGCCGGCGACGGCGACGCGCTGCGGGAGGTCGTGGAGACCTTCCGCGCCGAGCACCCGGCGGCGCCGTGGAGCCTCACCGTCGTGGAGGGCGGTGCGACCCGCTCGGATTCTGTGGCGCGGGCACTCACGGCGCTGGACGGCGTCGAGCACGTCCTGGTGCACGACGCGGCCCGTCCGCTCGTCCCGGTCCAGGTGTTCCAGCGGGTGGCCGACGCCCTGCGGGCGGGCGCCCGGGCGGTCATCCCCGCCATCCCCGTGGTGGACACCATCAAGCAGGTGCACGCCGGGCATGGCGCGGATGCGGAGATCGCCCCCGAACTCGTCACCGGCAACATCGCACGGGAGACGCTGCGCGCCGTCCAGACTCCGCAGGGCTTCAGCCTGGCCGCGCTGCGGGCCGCGCACGAGGACGCACAGTATCTCGATGACCGGCAGGCGGCCGCCATCACCGACGACGCCATGCTGCTCGAGTCCCGCGGCATCCCGGTCCACGTGGTGGCCGGTTCCAGCTACTCGCTCAAGATCACCACGGCCGTGGACCTGATCCTCGCCGAAGGCCTGCTCGAAGGACCGCTCGCCGGACGCTGGGTGGGGGAGGCATGATCATCCCGCGCACGGGCGTCGGCGTCGACGCTCACGCCTACGCCCCCGAAGACGCTCCCCGGCCGCTCTGGCTCGCAGGGCTCCACTGGCCGGGCGAGAGGGGCCTGGACGGGCACTCCGACGCGGACGTGGTGGCCCACGCCGCCGCCGACGCGCTCTTCTCCGCGGCCGGTCTCGGCGATCTCGGCACGCATTTCGGCACGGGCCGCCCCGAGTTCGCCGGCGCCTCGGGCGTCCGGCTGCTCACCGAGGCCGCACGGATCGTGCGGGAGGCGGGATTCGGGATCGGCAACATCGCCGTGCAGCTGCTGGGGAACCGCCCCAAGTTCTCGCCCCGGCGGCTCGAAGCGGAAGCGGTGCTGACGGAGGCCGCCGGAGCGCCCGTCAGCGTCTCCGCCACCACCACGGACGGGCTCGGTTTCCTCGGCCGCGGTGAAGGGCTCACCGCGGTGGCGACGGCACTCGTCTACCCGGTCCCGGCGGACGGGGTCTGAGGTCGTCTCTGAGCTCCGTCCCGCGGGAAATGGCGGCGACGGACCCCAGGGCATAGGCTTTGGCAGGTGACACTGCGTTTCTATGACACGGCCTCAGCCCAGGTCCGCGAATTCCAGCCGCTCGAGCCCGGCAAGGCGAGCCTGTATTACTGCGGCGCCACCGTCCAGGGCCTGCCCCACGTGGGCCACGTCCGTTCGGCGATCGCCTTCGACCAGCTCACCCGCTGGCTCCGCTACCGGGGCTTCGTGGTGACCGTCGTCCGCAATGTCACGGACATCGACGACAAGATCCTCGCCAAGTCCGCCGAATCCTTCGAGGACGGTTTCGTCCCGGACGGCGACCGCCCGGCCAAGGAGCCCTGGTGGGCTATCGCCTACCGCTACGAGCAGGCGTTCCGCACCGCGTACGAGACGCTGGGCGTGTCCGCGCCGAGCTACGAGCCGCGCGCCACGGGCCACATCCCGGAGATGCACGCGCTCATCGCCCGGCTGATCGACCGCGGCCACGCCTACGCGGCCCCGGACGGCTCCGGCGACGTCTACTTCGACGTCCGCTCCTGGCCCGAATACGGCTCACTGACGCATCAGCGGATCGATGACATGCAGGCCGCCACCGACGCCGACCCGCGCGGCAAGCGCGACCCCCGCGACTTCGCGCTGTGGAAGGGCCACAAGGCGGGCGACCCCGAGACCGCCGCCTGGGATTCACCCTGGGGCCGCGGACGCCCGGGATGGCACCTGGAATGCTCGGCCATGGTCACCAAGTACCTCGGCCCTCGCTTCGACATCCACGGCGGCGGCCTGGACCTGCGCTTCCCGCACCACGAGAACGAACTGGCCCAGTCCACCGCGGCGGGCGACGGCTTCGCGAACTTCTGGATGCACAACGGCATGGTCACGTACCAGGGCGAGAAGATGTCCAAGTCGATCGGCAACACGGTCAGCCCGGAGGAGATGCTCTCCCAGGCGAGTCCCCGCGTGGTGCGCTACTACCTGGGCCAGGCGCAGTACCGTTCGGTGCTCGACTACAACCCGGGCTCGCTCGCGGAGGCCGCGTCCGCCGTCGAGCGCATCGACGGCTTCATCAGCCGCGCGCTCCGCTCGCAGTCGCAGGGGAACGGGACGTTCGGTCACTTCAGCTACGGCGGGGTGCCGGAGGACTTCGCGAAGGCCATGGATGACGATCTCAATGTGCCGCAGGCTCTCGCCGTGCTGCATGAGACCGTCCGGGCCGGCAATGCCGCCCTCGCCGCGGGGGATGCCGACACGGTCCGGAGCGCGCTGGACTCGGTGCTGAGCATGACGCGGGTCCTGGGACTGGACGACGTCGCGTCCACGGGCAAAGCCGAGGGGCCAGCGCTGGAAGCGCTCGACGCGTTGGTGAGGGCCCAGCTCGAGGCCCGGGCCGCGGCTCGCGCGGCGAAGGACTGGGCCGCTTCGGATGCCATCCGGGACGGTCTGGCGGGGGCCGGGGTGGTCGTGGAAGACGGTCCTCAGGGGGCTTCCTGGAGCCTGCGTCAGGACTGACACGAGTTGAACCGTAAAATGGTGCAGGTCCGCAACACTACTGCAGAGGTGAATCATGGCCAAGATCGGCCGTTCCGGCGCTGTCCGTAAGCACAAGAAGGGCGCCTCCGTGGGTACTGGGGGCCATGGCCGCAAGTCGCTCGAAGGCAAGGGCCCCACGCCCAAGGCGGAGGACCGCACCTATCACAAGGCGCACAAGAACAAGGTCCTCGCCGAGCGCGCGGCGGCCAAGCGCGCCGGGGGAGACAACCGTGCCCCGCGTCGTGCCAGCGGTCCCAAGGGCCGTGCCACCGAAGAATTCGTGACCGGCCGCAACTCCGTGGTCGAGGCGTTGCGCGCGGGCATCCCCGCCAAGACGCTCTACGTGGCCATCCGCATCGACGTCGATGACCGCGTCAAGGAAGTCCTGAAGCTCGCGGCCGAGCGCGGTGTGCCGATTCTCGAAGCCGGCAAGCCGGAACTGGACCGCCTCACCGAAGATGCCGTCCACCAGGGCCTCGCTCTGCAGGTGCCTCCGTACGACTACGCGGATCCCTACGATCTCGCCGAAGAGACCATCGAAGCATGGCGCAAGGGCCACATCGCCAACCCGCCGCTTTTCGTCGCGCTGGACGGCATCACTGATCCCCGCAACCTCGGCGCCATCATCCGCTCCGTCTCCGCCTTCAGCGGTCACGGCGTCGTGGTGCCGGAGCGCCGTGCCGCGGGCATGACGGCGGCCGCCTGGAAGACCAGTGCGGGAGCGGCGACTCGTGTCCCCGTGGCCCGGGCCGGCAACCTGAACAACACCCTGAAGGCGTTCCAGGAGATGGGCATCTTCGTGCTCGGCCTGGACGGCGACGGCGAAGTCTCGTTGCCCGACCTCGAACTGGCCACCGAGCCGATCTGCCTCGTGGTCGGTTCGGAGGGCAAGGGTCTGAGCCGTCTAGTCCGCGAGCACTGCGACCAGATCGTCTCCGTGCCGATCGACTCCGCCATGGAGTCCCTCAACGCAGGCATGGCCGTCGCCATCTCCCTGTACGAAGTCTCCCGGCGCCGATCCCACCCCTGACAGTCCCATGAGCAATCCCATCACCATGCCCCTGGAATTCGTGGTGACGGCCTCCCGGCCGTTCCCCCTGGGCGTGACCCCGGCCCGTCAGGCCGACCAGTACGCCCCTGACACCGTCAACGTGGCGGTGTTCGCCCCCGGGCTGACCGCCGTCGACGTCCACCACCTCGGCCAGGACGGCCAGTGGCACCGGACGCGCCTGACGGAGAAGAGCGGCGGGGTCCACCACGGCCTCGTGCCGCGGTTCCCGCTGGGCACCCGGTACGGGTTCCTCGGGCCGGAGACGGCCGCTCGTCTGACGGGCAGCCTCCTCATGCGACGCGACGACGACGGCGCGCCGCACTCCAGCGTGCCCTCCGGCCTGCTGCTGGACCCCTACGGACGGGGCGTGGACGTCGTCGACGGCTCGCTCGTGTCGATGCGGATGCACCAGGACTTCGACTGGGGCGCCGACCGGCGCCCGAACACCCCGTGGCGGGACACCGTGGTCTACGAGGCCCACGTCCGCGGCCTGACGAAGCTGCACCCGGACATCCCCGAGGAGCTCCGCGGCACGTACGCCGGCCTGGCGAACCCGGTCATGGTGGATTACCTGAAGGAACTCGGCGTGACCGCCGTGGAACTGCTCCCGGTGCACTTCCACCTCGACGAGGCCCATCTGGAGAACGTCGGACTGACGAACTACTGGGGCTACAACACGGCGTCCTTCTTCGCGCCGCACCCGGACTACGCCACGGAGGCGGCCCGTGCCGCGGGCCCCGGCGCGGTCCAGGACGAGTTCAAGGGCATGGTCAAGCTCCTGCACGCGGCCGGCATCGAGGTCATCCTCGACGTCGTGTACAACCACACGGCCGAGGGCGGCAAGGACCTGCCCGCGCAGAGCTTCCGGGGACTCGGCGACGGGACCTACTACCGGCACGACGGCAACGGGAACTACTACGACACCACCGGCTGCGGGAACTCCCTCAACTTCGGCGAACCGCGCGTGGTGCAGCTCGTGCTGGACTCCCTGCGTCACTGGGTGCAGGACTACCACGTGGACGGCTTCCGTTTCGACCTGGCCACCACGCTGTGCCGGGACGAGAACAACCAGTTCGACCCCAAGCACCCCTTCCTTGTGGCGCTGGCCGCGGACCCGGTGTTCCACGAGGTCAAGCTCATCTCCGAGCCGTGGGATGTGGGTCAGGGCGACTCCTGGCAGACGGGGCGCTTCCCCTTCGGCTGGGTGGAC
The nucleotide sequence above comes from Arthrobacter woluwensis. Encoded proteins:
- a CDS encoding class I SAM-dependent methyltransferase, with the protein product MVQKSERLRAPGRAVGRTGRPLGNVTRGTTNPNRMRRVDRWITGTQAWRFRGADAPLAVDLGYGASPRTAIELFERLRTVAPGFRLTGVEIEPGRVARALEEARPGLDFRLGGFELPVNEPPALVRAFNVLRQYDEGDVAAIWDTLRSRLAPGGLVVEGTCDELGRTASWVALDGDGPLSLHLSVHFGSLELPSQTAERLPKALIHRNVPGERIHTFLNAADQAWLAAAPLASFGKRQRWMRMCEALREAGWPLLDGPHRFRLGELSVAWDAVAPGA
- the ispF gene encoding 2-C-methyl-D-erythritol 2,4-cyclodiphosphate synthase, whose translation is MIIPRTGVGVDAHAYAPEDAPRPLWLAGLHWPGERGLDGHSDADVVAHAAADALFSAAGLGDLGTHFGTGRPEFAGASGVRLLTEAARIVREAGFGIGNIAVQLLGNRPKFSPRRLEAEAVLTEAAGAPVSVSATTTDGLGFLGRGEGLTAVATALVYPVPADGV
- a CDS encoding sensor histidine kinase, with protein sequence MLIGVVAGLVGLCLGVFGVLAFRASEHQRTLVDDELDEAQLPEGAAEVLSVLGRAFVIVDDIDGVVRASPAAYAYGLVRGHTVVHHQLLEMTAKVRRDGVVLEGEFELPRGPLGAGSIIVQVRAAVLGDEYVLLLADDRTEITRTEEIRNDFVANVSHELKTPVGAISLLAEALEDSSDDEVAVRRFAKRMHKEASRLADLVQDIIELSRLQGANIALQGTVVDINHVIADAVDRSKLPAESKNITLVVGSAGTDARVFGDPDLLTTAFRNLIDNAIRYSPENTRVGIGIRSREGLIAVSVTDQGDGISPEDQERVFERFYRVDAARSRATGGTGLGLSIVKHVVSNHGGEVSVWSQPGQGSTFTVRLPEMEGRESSEDQGSPEEAHEAGRTGHRNAHQSSAHHEGVQA
- a CDS encoding DUF2516 family protein, producing MSGQLLISYATMAVYFVMGLVAFGLEAWAFIDALIRKPGDFEAAMKRSKGFWLAVTGAAAAVGLLSVLSRSGGLGLFALVAVTASCVYLADVRPAIKDLRSGGYNNW
- a CDS encoding VOC family protein, coding for MRIISVAFNTSDLRRAETFYGQLLGLPVHREDDGLVVQIGSSALVLHEGPTGPGRQHLAWTIPRGQLASAKHWLSSRVTLLRNAEGQDEFDMPTTWNARSLYFADPDRNILELIVRRDIPDDRDHPFTAADIQNISEAGVPVADVASTADGIRAAFGIPDYGSGSASFQPLGTVHGMLILVTPGRAWFPTGEPSGTSRLEVAIEADQDGRFTPAPGIVFTSRRGTGS
- a CDS encoding phosphoglyceromutase, whose amino-acid sequence is MTYTLILLRHGHSEWNAKNLFTGWVDVDLNDQGRAEAARGGELLVENDVLPDVLHTSRLKRAINTANIALAEADRGWIDVKRDWRLNERHYGALQGKDKAQTLAEFGEEQFMEWRRSYDTPPPPLADDSEFSQVGDPRYADLGDAVPRTECLKDVLVRLLPYWESDIKADLKAGKTVLVTAHGNSLRALVKHLDGISDDDIAGLNIPTGIPLVYELDENFAPITPGGRYLDPEAAAASIQAVANQGKK
- the ispD gene encoding 2-C-methyl-D-erythritol 4-phosphate cytidylyltransferase; its protein translation is MTSVSRLGVVVLAAGSGQRLGFGIPKAQVLLGDEPILRHALSGVVAAGVADAIVVALPSADAGDGDALREVVETFRAEHPAAPWSLTVVEGGATRSDSVARALTALDGVEHVLVHDAARPLVPVQVFQRVADALRAGARAVIPAIPVVDTIKQVHAGHGADAEIAPELVTGNIARETLRAVQTPQGFSLAALRAAHEDAQYLDDRQAAAITDDAMLLESRGIPVHVVAGSSYSLKITTAVDLILAEGLLEGPLAGRWVGEA
- a CDS encoding response regulator transcription factor, whose amino-acid sequence is MSRILIVEDEESFSDPLSYLLGKEGFEVEVVDNGLDAITEFDRNGADLVLLDLQLPGQSGTEVCRQLRQRSSVPVIMLTAKDSEIDKVVGLELGADDYVTKPYSSRELVARVRAVLRRQGEPEELITTTVQAGPVRMDIERHVVSVGGEQVSLPLKEFELLEMLLRNSGRVLTRGQLIDRVWGSDYVGDTKTLDVHVKRLRSKIEPDPSAPRYLVTVRGLGYKFEP
- a CDS encoding CarD family transcriptional regulator, producing MVFEVGETVVYPHHGAAKIEEIKMRTIKGVEKMYLKLRVAQGDLTIEVPAENVDLVGVRDVVGKEGLEHVFDVLRAEFTEEPTNWSRRYKANLEKLASGDVIKVAEVVRDLWRRDQDRGLSAGEKRMLSKARQILISELALAEKTDEEHAANVLDEVLASDVKAS
- the phoU gene encoding phosphate signaling complex protein PhoU, with amino-acid sequence MRKAFQDELAQVGDELVEISKLVAIAIKNATQAFETADVDLAQDVIAADARIDFLQNALDEKAIDILALQGPVASDLRMIVSSLRMSASLERMGDLARHIAQLTRLRYPAQVIPESLQTTFRTFAELDIQIANKVAELLETHDLNVARQIVRLNLEVDELHAGVFQAVAAADWTGNASTSVDVALASRYFERFADHGVSVARKVSYLVNGEWQPEEIGGA